The following are from one region of the Ischnura elegans chromosome 12, ioIscEleg1.1, whole genome shotgun sequence genome:
- the LOC124169561 gene encoding piggyBac transposable element-derived protein 3-like has translation MTLQEVLSALEDDQDDVLGIYIEPPESNVLSDEDSAEEDGGGFIDNLSGRQLRAGAEILVSTQRGECESDGLETSDKRVNSKRKKVKRVLTTWKDEDLCSKVFAALQNFRNLNITVAEMKVFLGILILSGYNNVPSKRDYWDSSGDLRNEFVVDAIRRDRFLQISRFLHCANNCQPNAEDKLWKLRPIMNMLKKRFLAIFRPEEHLDFDECMIEYFGQHPCKQFLRGKPFRFGYKVWSLNTTAGYLVNFDVYQGRNPASNSEYEKMELRPRGYGATGTIRENRIPKDYPIMPSNEIRNKQRGFYDKFLSKEDGILLEKWVDNSTARVATTCHSIQPVAPVRRFSRAEMRNVRIPRPSVISEYNRYMGGTDRMDENVSCYRIGIRGKKWWWCIFTWLVDVSLNNAWVLHKKSGKTLSQLQFRRSFVQVYLTKYKNPPISVGRPLISRIVSTSE, from the exons ATGACTCTTCAAGAAGTTCTATCTGCACTGGAAGATGACCAGGACGATGTTTTAGGCATCTACATAGAACCTCCAGAGAGTAACGTGTTATCTGACGAAGATTCAGCGGAGGAGGATGGCGGTGGCTTCATTGATAATCTGTCTGGTCGTCAACTTCGAGCAGGTGCTGAAATATTAGTGAGTACTCAACGAGGGGAATGTGAAAGTGATGGTCTTGAGACGAGTGACAAACGGGTAAACTCAAAGAGGAAGAAAGTGAAACGAGTATTGACTACTTGGAAAGATGAAGATCTCtgt TCAAAAGTTTTTGCCGCATTGCAGAATTTTCGTAATTTGAATATAACAGTTGCTGAAATGAAGGTCTTCCTGGGAATTTTGATCCTCTCGGGTTATAATAATGTTCCCAGTAAACGTGATTACTGGGATTCATCTGGTGACTTACGTAATGAATTTGTTGTCGATGCTATACGCCGCGATAGATTTTTACAAATATCTAGGTTTTTACACTGTGCAAATAATTGCCAGCCTAATGCAGAAGATAAATTGTGGAAACTGAGGCCAATTATGAATATGTTGAAAAAGCGATTTCTAGCTATTTTCCGTCCTGAGGAGCATCTGGATTTTGATGAGTGCATGATTGAATATTTTGGACAACACCCGTGTAAACAGTTCCTACGCGGTAAGCCTTTTAGGTTTGGCTATAAAGTATGGTCTCTAAATACCACTGCCGGATATTTAGTGAACTTTGATGTTTATCAAGGTAGAAACCCTGCATCAAATTCTGAGTACGAGAAAATG GAGCTTAGGCCCAGGGGCTATGGAGCCACTGGAACTATTAGAGAAAACCGTATTCCAAAAGACTATCCAATAATGCCATCTAACGAAATACGCAATAAACAAAGgggtttttatgataaattccTCAGTAAGGAGGACGGCATCCTTTTGGAAAAATGGGTAGACAATTCCACAGCTCGCGTGGCTACCACCTGCCATAGCATTCAGCCCGTAGCTCCTGTGCGGCGATTTTCACGGGCAGAAATGAGGAATGTTCGCATTCCTCGCCCATCAGTGATTTCAGAGTACAACCGTTACATGGGGGGAACGGACAGAATGGACGAGAATGTGTCCTGCTACAGAATAGGGATAAGAGGTAAAAAGTGGTGGTGGTGCATATTCACATGGCTAGTGGACGTGTCACTGAACAATGCATGGGTTCTTCATAAGAAATCAGGAAAAACGCTCTCACAATTACAGTTTCGTCGCAGCTTCGTCCAAGTGTATCTGACAAAATACAAAAATCCTCCTATTAGTGTAGGGCGGCCTTTGATATCAAGGATAGTATCCACGTCCGAGTAA